The Phaseolus vulgaris cultivar G19833 chromosome 5, P. vulgaris v2.0, whole genome shotgun sequence genomic interval CTAAGACGACAATGATGCACAACTTCGGCGATCCCCGACTACACACGCACGGATACCGCCTATTcaccgaccggcgatcatgttggtCACGGTGATGATGCATACCTTCGGCGGCCACCGACTACGCAATGCTTTATCGACTGGCGATCATATTGGCCTTCCACGTGTCCTCATCCACATCGCCCCTTACTTCCAATGACCTTCTGTTCTTCAAGGACGGCGATGATTCACAACTTCGGCGATCACCGACTACGTATGAACGGAGATCGCCGCTTCATCGTTCGGCGACAACCGACTACATACACACGAAGATCGTCGCTTTATCGACTGGCGATTATATTGGCCTTCCGCTTGTCCTCATCCACATCGCCCCTCACTTCCAATGACCTTCTGTTCTTCAAGGATGGCGATGATGCACAACTttggcgaccaccgactacgtaCGAACAGAGATCGCCGCTTCATTCGGCGACAACCGACTACATACACACGGAGATCGCCGCTTTATCGACTGGCGATCATATTGGCCTTCCGCGTGTCCTCATCCACATCGCCCCTCAGTTCCAATGACCTTCTGTTCATCAAGGATGGCGATGGTGCACAACTTTGGCGACCAACGACTACGTACGCACAACTTCAGCATTTTATGTAAAACGATTCTTAGGTGATTGGCACGTGGAGTGGTACATTGTCTCTCTCACTCCTACTTCTTTCTTAGGTGGCTTTGAAGAAGTAAATCATCTCCAGCTTATCAAAATACCCACAGATCCTTCCTCGTAGCCTGCACAAGTAAACGCTCTGTAGCTTATCATTAGTTTTTCAGACAGAGACCAGGATTGAGGATCCAATCCGTGAAAGAGTAGCTAAAAGCACAAGGTCCGTGCTTCAGACATAACCACGCATACATTTGGGTTGAATGCAATATTTCTTCAGCATCAACCACCCCTTGGTTAAACACAATCAAATTTCTCTGATCCCAAATACTCCGGATGATTGCAGTCCATATTCCCTTCCAGACCAGATTCTGTTTGTTGGAGAAATGGGCTAGATGAAAACTTTCAAAGTGTTTTGTAATTTCCTTGTGCTGAACAAACAGAATACCTATCCACCTTAGACAAAGTGACCAAACTCGTTGCGCAATGATACACGACAGAAAAAGGTGTTGGGGTGACTCATCCGCTGCTTTACAAAGTACACACAACGAAGAATTAACAACTAAACCTCTCCGGCTGAGGTTATCAAAAGTAGGGAGCCTCCCAAGTAATACCCTCCAAGCAGTGAACACAACTTTAGGTAATGCTTTGGCTTTCCATAACAGAGAGAACACATCTTGCGTTACTCTATCAGCAGAATTACTCAGTGTCATGTATGCTGTTTTCACAGAAAAAATACCGTTTGGATCCCCACTCCATACGATATCATCCCCAGATTCCTTGCTCAACCTCTTCCCTGTAATAAGGTTCATCAATTCTGCCTCCATATAGCTTTCCCACTCGAATCTAAGCCTTCTCCACCATAACCTCCATGACCACTCTGTAGCTTCCAGAACCCTACCTCTCCCACCTTCTTTCCTTGGTCCATAGAAATCATATATAACCTAGGGAACAAATATTTAAGTTTGTTATTGTCCACCCAAGCATCGTCCCAAAAACTTATTTTCTCCCCGGATCCTACTTTCCATGTAACTGAATTTTGGAACCAGCCCTCGCCTTCTCCCTCTTCGCATACCTTATTGAGGTCGCTCCACCACCAAGAGTGACGATTACCATAAATCTGATTTCTATCAGCATCTTTGTGATATTTAGAGATCAAGATCTCTTTCCATTTCCCCTTTTCCTCACTCATTATTCTCCACTTCCACTTTGCTAGCAAAGCACTATTAAACAGTCTAATATCCTTGACCCCTAAACCCCCTTCCTCCTTTGTCTTGCATACATTGTCCCACCGGACCCAAGAGATATGTTTGTGATCTTTGCCCCAAGCCCAAAGGAAACTCCTCTGCATGCTAGAGATTTTATTACAAACTGCTTTCGGAGCTTTATAGAAGGAGAGATAAAACAAAGGTATAGAAGTTAAAACCGACTTTATCAAGCAGAATCTACCTGCAAACGACAGACACTTCCCCTTCCAAGCACTGAGTCTAGCTTTAACTTTTTCAACGACTGGTTCCCAGAAATTAACCCTCTTTGGATTACCATTAATTTGTAACCCCAGATAAGTGAATGGAATTTGCATGACGCCACAATTAAGTGTTCTCGCATATAGCTCAATAGAGCTCCTGTCAACCTTTAAACCTGCCATCttagatttataaaaattaactttGAGCCCGGATGCTAATTCAAAGACCCTGAGAATTGCCTTAATTGTGAATATGTTGGAGTACGAGTCTTCACACATGATCAAGGTATCATCTGCAAATTGTAATAGGCAACATTCTAACTCATTTATTCCTACCTTGATACCTCTTAGCAAGTTCTCCATTAACGCTTTGCGTACTAGCCCAGCTAGACCTTCTGCTACAACAAGGAAGAGGAACGGGGCCATAGGATCACCTTGCCTCAATCCCCTTGTAGGTACAAACTCCTCCGTCGGACTTCCATTAACCAACACAGACACCATTGCCGTCTCCAAACAACCTTTCACCCACTTTACCCATTTGCTATGAAAACCCATCATCTGTAACATATCCAACAAGAAGCTCCACCTAACTGAGTCATACGCCTTTTCAAAGTCTACCTTTAGACATACTCCACCCCTCCGACTCCTCCGTATCTCATCAATCACCTCATTGGCCATCATGACACTTTCTAACATGCCCCTGTCTTTCAAAAATGCTGATTGGACATCATCTATAACCAAAGGCATAACTTCCTTCATACGACACGACAACGCCTTAGTTATGATTTTATATAGAGCTCCCACTAGAGATATAGGCCTGAATTGATCAATCATAACAGGGTCTTTCACCTTAGGAACAAGGGCAATGAAGGACGCATTGCACCCTTTTGGGAAGCTCCCCACTTCTTGAAAGACATACACAACTTCCATTATGTCCTTCCTTAAGATCTCTCAATTGCTCTTGATGAAGTTAAAATTAAATCTGTCTGGACCCGGACTCTTCGATCCTTCACACATCCACACTGCCGCCTTTACTTCTTCCTCTGAAAACCCATCTACCATTCTCAGACTAACCGCCTCTGGAAGTGACCTGAATTCCACAGAATCAAGCTTAACGTCAAGGTCATCGGTGGCCATGAACCTTTGTTCAAACACACATTTTGCCTCCCTTCGAACGGTTTCCGGTTCTTCGCACCACTGATTATCTATTTCAACACCTTTTACTTCATTCATAAGTCTTCTCCACCTAATAAGAGAATGATAAAATTTTGAGTTAGACTCCCCATATTTAAACCAGGTAGACCTAGCTTTCTGCCGGTTTAGAGATTCCAGCTTTTTCTCTACAAGCTTCTGTTTACTGAGCAACTCCAATCTTCTAAGATTTTCCCCCTCCAAGAGATCGTTGTTAGCATCCTTAGTATCTAACATCTCAATCTCCCTCGTGATCATTCGCTTATTCTCCTCAAGGTTTCCAAAAACattcctattccactctttaaGATCCCCCTTCAACATCTTCAGTTTATCTTTGAATTTGGAAATACCATTTCCCTGCACTTCATAAGAATTCCATTTACCTTTCACCAACTCCTTGAAACCAGGTTCCATAAGCCAAGCATCTATTGTTCTAAACGGCTTGGGGCCCCAATCTTTAACCCATGACTTGGCCACTAAAGCACAATGATCTGATACCTCCCTTGATTGTACATATTGCTTACTCATAGGCCACACCTGAAGCCATTCCTCAGAAACTAAAATTCTATCTATTCTACTTTTCGCAGACCCATCTGATTTGTACCACGTGAACTTTTTACCAACAATAGGTAGATCAACCATTAAATTCTTATCAATGAATTCATTAAAATCTCTAATCTCTTTCTTCTGACTAGAGTGACCTCTCACGCCTTTCCTTTCCTCTATACTCCTAACAGCGTTAAAATCACCACAACAACACCACACCTTGTTTTGGTGAGAACTTCTGATCTCAGACAAAGCCTCCCACATAGCAACCTTATCACTTAGCGAGCAGGCAGCATACACATTAGCAACAACGCATAAACAATTGGATTTTGAATGATGACCAACCACAACTATGAATCCTCTTCCTGAAACGTGAGAACTATAATTGAATGCTTCTTTGTCCCACATAGATAAGGTACTCCCTGCCCCCATTCACACCTTCATTGTGTACCCAACCAACTTTATTGTCCCCCCATAAGTCAAAACAGCGGCTATCAGAAAACTCTGTAGCTTTGGTTTCTTGTATACACACAAACTCCGCACCCTCCTTAGCTATAAGATGCCTTAGGTATTTTGCTTTTATACCTCCCCCTAACCCTCTTATGTTTAGATTGACAATAATCATAGATAATCACCCTTAGCTCCCTTCTTCAACTTACTCAACACTTGTCTGTCCCTGTCCTCCAAATTATCCATTTCTTGGATCAGAATGCCTTCGTCCCTTGAACTTATCGCTCCCAACCTCTTGCCTAGACCCCAAATCCTGTTTGATTCAGATTCCACACGCTCTTTCCTAAGGCGATTATTGCACTCAACAATTTCAGAGTCTGACAAAGCATAAGAGTTAGATCTTGACCTGGTCAAATATTTACTCCCGTAATGTGGCGAGCCCAAGCCCCCCTTAGATCTCCATTTCCTCTGAACCGTTCGGGCCCCCTGCTCCCATAGAGTGCGCAGATGACGAACTCTTTCTGGCGTTTGATGGACGTTCACTGGTAACGAGACCTCCTCTCCACTCTCCATGTCAATCTTCTTCTTCCCCGTACTTTCCCTGCTACCTTCCGCCACATCCAAGTTTCGAAGATTAATTGGATCTGGATAGGCATCCTTTAGATGACTCGACGAACGATATGATCCTTTACTACCATTAGACACCGGCTGTACCACCTCCGTAGCCTCCGGCGTCGACGATTGGCCGCCACCGTATTCTGAAACGCATAAACCTCCCAAAGGTGTTCCTGACTTGGAAACACGCCCAGCGCTAGCGCACCAAAGGGCTTGTGAATCACTTTCCTTGGATTGGGCCTCATTTGGGTTGGGCCTAGCACTCAAAGTACTAAGCGTCTCCACCACTTCTGCTAAGTTCGCCAATGCACTTTGTATACCCTCACACGCAACATTGACCTGTTTGGTAGCAGACACAGTTGTCCCCTCCGTTACTACTCCCTGCAGACTCACATCCTTTCTAGTGACAAGAGGTGCGCTTTTTTCCTGACAAGCCTTCTGCACATTCCCCTTCTAaacctttttttgtttttttcgtTGACCACTCCCTTCTTTCCCTTTTGTTCTTTTCCGGCCACCAGTATCTTCCGCCTTCTTCCCCTCCGTCATTGTTGCTTACTTTCTCAGAGAGGAGAGACTCTTCAACAAAGGAATCAAAAGACGAGTTGCTTTCAGAAGAACTTTCATGGTTATAAGCACACTTGCATTTATTATCTTCTCCTTCATAGCTATTCACCTCCTCAACTAGGGCAATGTTGTACATTCTCCCGTTGATTCGAACACCTTTAGCCAGTTCTACCTTACGAGACTTTAGCACACGTACCTTGAATCGAGCGTACTCCAAGCGATTCCACGACAAAGTAGCTCCATCTACTTCCACCAACGTTGCTACATCCTCTGTAATCTTCGAGAAACACTCCTTGTTCCATAATTGTAATGGAAGCCCATAACATCTGACCCAGACTCGTTTATAGCTTACCACAAGAGATTCTGTCCAAGGTTTAATATCATCAAAAAAGCAGTTAAACCAACCATTATTGAGTTTAACGATGTCTTCCATTCTTTCCTCTGCTTTAGGGATCAGGAGGACGAGATTATCGCCCAGAAATTTCACCTTAAACATGCTCATCCCCCCATTAAAACATTCTTCCTGTAGCATCTCAAAGTTAAGCTCAGCCATCATGCGGCCAACCATACTGTTTGACATCCATGGCAGGATATGCTCCTTAATCGTAAAGCTGGAACCTCTCCTTATGTCCAAAGATGTTCTTCTAACAACATCAGCATAGGACTCCTTAGCTGCGCCCTTCCTAATAACATCCTTCCCACTTTTTTTCCCTCCATACCTCTTTTCCCTTCCTTTGGACATGAGGTTGCTCACCACCGCCACTTCTATTCTTCTCGGGTAACAGAGAAGTGTTACCCTTGTTCTCAAACCCTTCTCTCCTGTACCTTGGTAGATTGACATGAAGCTTCTTGTTTTCGATAAAGCAGCGGTCAAGCTCCCTTTCTAGGCTCATAACATCTCCTACGTCAAAGAATCTCACAAACCCAAATCTTCTACCCCATTTATTTAAGTGTTTTGATATGAACACTTCTTTAACCCTAGCCCACTTCTGAAACCACTTAAGCATTTCATATTCTCCATGACTATCTGGGAagttagagaagaagaaagtggtATAAGAGTTAGCTGGATGTTGGTGATTGCGTGCTCCACGTTTCCTCCAGGGTTCCTCCGCCTTCCTCTCCTTCCTCTCCTCTCCTCGCCTTCCTCTCCGTTCACTCATTTTCAAGCTTCTTGAATGAAACATTGTTTGCATGTCATAGTGCATCCCAATCTTTATAACATGCACctgaataacttttaaatttctAGAACTGTCATTCATTTCGAAAAAGTAACTTTTGAATAAAAAGTACATTATGAAAAAgcaattttagaagaaaaaaaatctgaacAAAAGATTCCAGAAAGAAAGTGTTCCAAATCCAAGGAGACTCTTTATTCCTACACTTCCATATGTTATTATGTGCTCATGTGTTCTTTAGCCacctttataaaaaatataaaaatatttttttatccttcttatgtcactttatattttgaattatataattcggATGTTAAtcacatatttaaaaatatcttacGAATTaagtaatctaaaatatatttttaaaaatggtattctggattatataatctggaagtaTGGATTTGAGAGTAACTTccgcttccggattacataatccagaagctaatctcATATTAGAAAAaacttctagattatgtaatccggaaactaatcatgcataaaaaaaaaagattttcagATTACGTAGTCCGGAAGTTAAttacgaatttgaaaaaaaactttcaaattaaataattcagAATATTATAGAGGAACATTTTagaaatatcaaaatttatggAGTTGAGAGAAGAAATATGGAGGTGCAGTAAGAAAACGTCTTTTCTCTTCTTTATATTCTTAATGGGCTTCTCAGATTGATTTTGGAGATTGGGAGTTCAATtttcactttattttaaaatcactATTGAGATTGATAATTCTGGGTTTATGGATTGGAACAAAGAAACtcttttaaatgtttattttggTTAGGCGtattttaattttccgtgagtttaaaaaaaaacatatttttaatttaaagacttaattatattaatttcataaaattcgatgctatttcaattttatttaaaatttatttaataattgaaaTTGTTATTTAGAGACTCTGgcttcaaaaaaataatttcgatatcttaaattttgtaattaatgaaatttaagaCACTACagtgattttttattattaaatttgtgAGCTACTAATAGGCTTCTCTTTCGtgttttttcaaatataatattagAATCTCATCCAATAGTAAATTAGCTCACTGTTAAGAGTGTTGGTGCATTTTCATGCTTGTGATtcgtttaaaaatataatttaatgtataatataaatatgagtAAATATATTTCATGAATTTTTTATGATGAAAGTAATAAgtctttttttaatgttttgattgAGTGTAACTTGCATGTGCTTCAACTATAAGATAAATGTGATATTTTTTAACACTACAACTAAATTTTTCATAAGCGGAAAATTCCTTaatgatataaaataatatataaaaattgaaaatttcattttgataatcaactttttcaaaattttctatctattgaagttaaataaatatttatataatttttgtttattgttttgatCTTGATATCATCATAAATAACATCATACAATTTGATTTCATACCTAACCAATAAGAGAAGTTATAAATGACAAGCAAAACATGTTATGAACTATGTTTACTATTTAAGTTTCTATAATGATTAATTTGATCCAATACAAgatcaaatttaagattctttTCATCATTTCctaaattttacataaaaaaaaaaattaattttcttccaATGTGGCGTATCAACTTCACCATATAACAATTCATCACATTTTCTTTCACTTGCATGTCACATAAAATTCATTGCATCATTAACATTAACAAACAAACCCAAATTTTGGAATGGTAGAAAGATATCACTATAATTTCGCGAGAATATCTTTTTCTGAGTTTTCATCATCGATCTTTCTTCACATTTGTAGCATGGTACCTTTTACCTTAAATACTTATGCAATGCTTCAAACTCTCTTTTGTATAATATGTAATTATTGAAGCAAACATGTATTTCTTATACTTCATACACTGAACACAATATTTTATTCGCCTCACAATATTTTATTTGCCACATAGTGACATATAGGAAATGTATTAACTCATGGAAACATTTCATTCAATAATTCAAGCAATTCGATGAAGTTTTTACTAatccctttttttttcattaacatTAATTGATATTAATACTTCTTCTAACAAATGTGTAAAACTTGTGCAATTTGGATACAAAGACTTCTCCATATCATTTATAAGATATCATACATGTTAATTgctaaaaatatcattatttaacCTCATTGATCATGTCATAATCCAATAGATCATGCAGATCTacatcaaaatattaaaattgggACACACTTGAAATGTTTAGCAATTCACTCAAAGATTGTCTTCCTATAAAACTTAACTTATAGTTGTCTCCCATTTAAACAATTAATGCATATAGTTGTCTCCCATTTAAACAATTGATGCATAATGGacaataacatattttattaacattttgttgtattttgttgAATAAATTGCACAAACTTTTCAATGTCATTCTCATACTCCACACTAATTCGATTTGAACTCATTTGATGATTTCTTAACAAGCGTACCAATTTGTCGTAAGTAGTAAATGTACACGAGTCCAAGTTTTGACTCCATAGAGACtaatcattttaaattatttaggaAAGATCTCAATTCCCTTATAAAATTGGTTAAACAATCAACATTATTAAGGTTTTGAACTTAAAAATTGATATATGTCTTACCTTATTGCTACGAGTAAGCCATGTTAGTGTTTTTACcaacattttaattaaaacaaattttctcaatttcaacaaaattataaaaatcaagGTTTGAGTTTGAGACATAATATAAACATTAAGcatgaagaaaaacaattaattgAATTAATCAACTTATTGAAATTgagaagaaaaattatataaataaaaaaactataacaACCTTTAATGTGTTTGTCACTCATCACTTAACAATTACACCCATCACTAAAAGAAAATACTCTCTCCAAATCTTGTAAATCACTAAAAGAAAATACTCTCTCCAAATCTTGTATGTAGTGTGATGTTCAATTATGTGGTTGAACATATATctctaaatttataatatttgattTAAGTCTTTTATGTCTGGAAACTCACTTAGATTCTACCTCTCGATTAACCACTTATGTTTGTTTTATCAGCAATTAACCACTTATGTGTTTatgttttcttaataattttaacttattattttaaaaatacattattcTTGCTCAAATACTCTCCAAACTCTTCAAAGTGAGTCCTTCAACTTTATCTTTACTTGTTTTGCTCAAATTTATCTCGACGAACTTAGCCATCATTTAAACAAATatcttatataatttatttctacCAAGTTATTACTCAAGTCACTCTAATTTCAACTTTTAAGTAAAAATCTTCTTCATGAACTTATGTattgaaataaaagtaaaagaaaaaaaatcttagaataaaaaatctattaaattaaataaaaaattagtaaaaataacctaaaaaaattaatatttctcACAAATTACAACCTTTAAtcgaaatatatttaaaattaataaattttttttcttaaccaAAAATtgcatctttttttttatccaaaatatAACCAACTACACAACTCCAACCACACCTTGAAATGTAATAAGCATCaccacacacaaaaaaaaaaaaaaaaaaaaaattaaatgtggCAAGAAAGTGGTCCTCACTCCACTCTATAAAACACTCTTAAGTCCAAAcctattttatgtatatttcaCAAAATTCTCTTTCTTCACTACAACTCAAATTCATTGAGTGATGGAGATGAAGAAGGCTACTTGTGTTGTCCTCTTTGCCGTTGCTTGCATTAGCACCGCCATGGCACACAGCCACGACATGGCGGAAGCCCCCGCCAGCCTTGCCACGCCGGCGGCACCCAGAGGCAGCGCCGCCGCTCTTGATCCATTCTTTGCTGTCTCACTCCTCTCCTTTGTTGCATACTATTATTTGCAATTCTAAGTCATGTTATACCTACCTACGTGCATGCTATTTTACAACAAGATAAAGGGAAACAAGAGATGAAACCCTAGATCCACCAACAATAAAAAGATGTCAAATTGAAATTCAAgcaattttttcctttttgttttgtttttccttttcttgttcCATGGAAAATATATCCTAGGAATTTCGGTCcaaaattattgtattatgtAGTAGAATATGTGTGTATTATTACATGTTTTATagttgttttttaattatacttttgGGATATGTTTAATTTCTTTGGATTATGATTCCATTCCTTGCATATAAGACCATTCATTTTGAAATCAaccatattttaataatatagttTTTGTAGATGTGTATAACTCTGGAAGATTGAGCTATAAATTCTCTCTTTAAATCTTGTGTTTTCAAGTTTATAAGGTAAATGGTTAATTCAGTTACAAAATagtattttatttgtattttaatccggtagattttaaaaagaaagctCAAACAAACccttgaacttttttttttcagtttgaCTTAAATCCCTAAAATTAAcctatttcttttaattttggtcCTTGAATATAAGTGTTTGGATTAGaaacaaaatgagaagaaaaaaatttaataaacaaaatcttaaataattgtaataaaagactttttttttataaaaaaaatactaatataatAAGAAAATGCAAACTCACAAACTAAATTCATCATATATTcgcgataaaaaaaaaatcatcatctACTCGACATATAAAAgacttcattttatttattttttccgaTTAATCTAAATCAACTTATAAATgacttcattttatttattttttctcaacTCGCaggttttaataaaaaaaattggccaaataaatcataaataacTGTTGACATTTGATTTGATTAGAACAAaagatttaaatataaaaaatagctTAATAACATTTTGCCTTTTTTCATAAAACAGatatattaaaagaatatgaaataaaattcgTTCTTTTACCATTGCATTGACTCTCTTACCGTAACTTAATAGGCTATAcaaatataatgtttttaaaatttaagtataTGCATGTATACTcctataatatgaaaataagtAGGCAAATTTTTCATTCCCTTCATACCTCTATTCATACCTctattaattatgaaaaatcgGTAATGTTTGAGATAACAGTTACATCATTTTACATGTTTTAATTTACTCCGTAAGATAAATTCACACCTAAggatttttgtattttataattaGAAGTTTTTCCTTAGGAAACTTCATATAAATTCTATCAAGAAAATAACTATTGTTACATCTGCATGGTTTCATTGCAATCTAAAGCAAATAGTGATAATTCAGAACCAAAAGTTTCTTCTACACTgggaagatatttttttttagtttcgtACTCCATTTTTGCACctcactaatttttttttttcaggattTTGTGACTTCCATTATACAATAAGTGAAAGAAAACACGGTAACCATCAATAAAAACATCACAAAACTTATATCAATCACCAACCACCAAcacttaaaaatgaaaaaaagataaTACACTATCCACTATAGTCAGAATAATAttgttggaattaaaaaaaaatgaaaacattatAAGGTGCAGATAGAATTTGCCAAGTAATAAGATAGTATTAATGTCGGtagaatttataaaaaaaaaatcctaatatAGTTTGAAAAATCTTTGAGAATGTTAAtctaatttattctttattttatgttaatatttgcatttagggtgtgtttggattgatgagaggatttgagggagtggatttgaagtgatttgagaggaaagtgtgaagaaagtaaGGTTGTTTGGATTTAGGTATATTAGAGTGGATGtatgaagaaagtttattgaaatttgtgaataATGTGAtagttgtgatttttttttaatttttgttaagaggtgtaaaatgtaaatttataaatttatccttatctttaaaaatatttgaataataataataataaaacaaaattaattaatttatttttattttttataataatattattattattactattatataagtttaatttttatgaaaataattatatttattattattaaatatttgattaaaatacaattattattatatattttttgtttatattattatcattattttaattaataagattattattaatttataattttataaatatacataacattttatttttattataaatatttaatatttaatatttatattttataatataattaattattttataaattttttgacAGGGTAGTTACATAATTTAACTATATAAAATTGGGTTTTGTTGCATTTCTCTGCAATTCATGTCTAAGGAGTGAAGAAAGTTTTTTCCGCGCTTCCTTTGATCACAAATTAGTAAATCTAAACAAAAGT includes:
- the LOC137836139 gene encoding uncharacterized protein translates to MGAGSTLSMWDKEAFNYSSHVSGRGFIVVVGHHSKSNCLCVVANVYAACSLSDKVAMWEALSEIRSSHQNKVWCCCGDFNAVRSIEERKGVRGHSSQKKEIRDFNEFIDKNLMVDLPIVGKKFTWYKSDGSAKSRIDRILVSEEWLQVWPMSKQYVQSREVSDHCALVAKSWVKDWGPKPFRTIDAWLMEPGFKELVKGKWNSYEVQGNGISKFKDKLKMLKGDLKEWNRNVFGNLEENKRMITREIEMLDTKDANNDLLEGENLRRLELLSKQKLVEKKLESLNRQKARSTWFKYGESNSKFYHSLIRWRRLMNEVKGVEIDNQWCEEPETVRREAKCVFEQRFMATDDLDVKLDSVEFRSLPEAVSLRMVDGFSEEEVKAAVWMCEGSKSPGPDRFNFNFIKSN